From the Paludisphaera mucosa genome, one window contains:
- a CDS encoding efflux RND transporter permease subunit — translation MIDRIIASSIRRRGAVVLVSLFFAAAGVYAMRITPIDAIPDLSEDAVIVYAEWAGHAPREVEDQVTYPLSLELQGLRGVRSVRTSSDFGMTTIQVILDGSTKVAEGRRLVGERLARAGASLPPGIAPKLGPDSPATGQIYWYSVEAQGIDLGRLRAVQDWYVKPQLASVPGVAEVASVGGYPIEYSVAVDPLRLRARGVTLHEIESAVARSNSSVGGHAVQKGNAEYFVSGMGWLGAGSPDGGAAVVRDLESVVLAAPGGRTVLLKDVADVSISPGPRRGVLEKDGGEIVGGVVLMASGENPLEVTRRIKARIHELEAGLPRGVSIRPFYDRTPLIEGAIDSVRRTIIEAMITATICVLVVLLHVRTSFVVAVTLPLTVLGSFLIMEALRRVGLVDVPLNIMSLAGIAISIGVLVDSSVVMAENVMHRLREHFGDRPARGDLRAIVLPACLEVGRPIFFSILIMLLSFLPVFALGGIEGKMFRPLALSKTLALATVAVLAVTLVPALCSILIRGRIRSEQSSPLVRGVIDVYRPVLSYLLEAPGALAWVIGMTFVVGLAPVGNRPLLLACLGASLLAVGLVVVGRLGRVAAMGSLVLVALAAESSMTPIAREFLVPMDEGMIMDMPITVPRASVAQSADDLKARDMILCRFPEVDMVVGKAGRAETPTDPAPMDMIETMVNFRPRDLWPRRSIDLGDATRQVARILDDLVARKLITQSTGSESAIEPCLAAVMPRFDVQMREYAYLRNAEFLRGEAAALGPPSHDGLTAGQLALWRDHVKDLDADLVERGAEVFTRLAIEDLLERTGSTDPEIDAGLAQLRSHREKPAVVPPHHGPSNDRHSMSRTPQAPALPGLPQLEAIQETLSSEFRRRLILWRKERADLVGFGSELDRAVQVPGWSNIWTMPIQNRVDMLATGVNTTVGVRVLGRSVEDVVAVSEAIARELKTLPGAADVVADPIRGKGYLAIRPDRPKAARLGVSVGDLNDAVEIALGGRIATSTVEGRERRPVRIRYARDFRADEDSAAKILVPTAARGPDGRPRFVALEQVADVRIGEGPATIKGEDGLLRNYVRLNVKGRGVVDFVEEARRVVSTKVALPIGVAVDWTGQFEHEVRARRTLLIVLPVILLLILGILYWTYHDLVDAALMLLAVPGAIAGGVFFQWLMGFPFSVTVWIGYLACFGMATSTGIIMLVYLRDAVARHGGLEGMTPGSLRLATLEGAVHRLRPKLLTEGTTILGLAPVLWADGPGADVIRPMAAPVLGGLLIADEVIDLLLPVLFYHVRKRRLGRLDARPEPPADAGVVAVARAEGRLADGRVSESAFQAREKG, via the coding sequence ATGATCGATCGAATCATCGCGTCTTCGATCCGCCGGCGGGGGGCGGTCGTCCTCGTCAGCCTGTTCTTCGCGGCGGCGGGCGTTTACGCGATGCGGATCACGCCCATCGACGCGATCCCGGACCTGTCCGAGGACGCCGTGATCGTCTACGCCGAGTGGGCGGGGCACGCTCCGCGCGAGGTCGAAGATCAGGTGACGTATCCGCTCTCCCTGGAACTCCAGGGCCTGAGGGGTGTGCGCTCGGTGCGGACGTCGAGCGACTTCGGCATGACCACGATCCAGGTCATCCTCGACGGCTCGACGAAGGTCGCCGAGGGCCGCCGCCTCGTCGGCGAGCGTCTGGCCAGGGCCGGCGCATCTCTCCCCCCGGGGATCGCGCCCAAGCTGGGGCCGGACTCCCCGGCGACGGGCCAGATCTACTGGTACAGCGTGGAGGCGCAAGGGATCGACCTCGGCCGCCTCCGCGCCGTCCAGGACTGGTACGTGAAGCCCCAACTCGCCTCGGTCCCGGGCGTGGCCGAGGTCGCCAGCGTCGGGGGATACCCCATCGAGTATTCGGTGGCCGTCGACCCCCTCCGCCTGCGCGCCCGCGGCGTGACGCTGCACGAGATCGAGTCGGCCGTGGCCCGCTCGAACTCCTCGGTGGGCGGCCACGCCGTGCAGAAGGGAAACGCCGAATACTTCGTCAGCGGGATGGGCTGGCTCGGGGCCGGTTCGCCCGACGGCGGCGCGGCCGTCGTGCGGGACCTGGAATCGGTCGTCCTGGCGGCACCGGGCGGGCGTACGGTCCTCCTGAAGGACGTCGCCGACGTCTCCATCAGCCCCGGCCCGCGACGCGGGGTGCTGGAGAAGGACGGCGGCGAGATCGTCGGCGGCGTCGTCCTCATGGCCTCGGGCGAGAACCCTTTGGAGGTCACACGCCGGATCAAGGCCCGGATCCACGAACTGGAGGCGGGCTTGCCGCGGGGCGTGTCGATCCGGCCTTTCTACGATCGCACGCCGCTGATCGAAGGGGCGATCGACTCGGTCCGGAGGACGATCATCGAGGCGATGATCACTGCGACGATCTGCGTCCTGGTCGTCCTGCTCCACGTGCGGACCTCCTTCGTCGTCGCGGTTACGTTGCCGCTCACGGTCCTCGGATCGTTCCTGATCATGGAGGCGCTGCGGCGCGTGGGACTGGTCGACGTCCCGCTCAATATCATGAGCCTGGCGGGGATCGCCATCTCGATCGGCGTGCTCGTCGACTCGTCGGTCGTGATGGCCGAGAACGTCATGCACCGGCTTCGCGAGCATTTCGGCGACCGTCCCGCCCGGGGCGACCTGCGCGCGATCGTCCTGCCGGCGTGCCTCGAGGTGGGTCGGCCGATCTTCTTCTCGATCCTGATCATGCTCCTCTCGTTCCTGCCCGTGTTCGCCCTGGGGGGGATCGAGGGCAAGATGTTCCGGCCCCTCGCCCTGAGTAAGACGCTCGCGCTGGCGACCGTCGCGGTGCTCGCCGTGACGCTCGTGCCGGCGCTTTGCTCGATTCTCATACGGGGGCGGATCCGCAGCGAACAGTCCAGCCCTCTGGTCCGCGGGGTGATCGACGTCTATCGGCCTGTGCTCTCGTATCTGCTCGAAGCTCCCGGAGCCCTCGCATGGGTTATCGGCATGACCTTCGTGGTGGGTTTGGCGCCCGTGGGCAATCGCCCCCTGTTGCTGGCCTGCCTGGGAGCGTCGCTCCTGGCCGTGGGGCTGGTCGTCGTCGGACGTCTAGGACGGGTCGCGGCGATGGGCTCGCTCGTGCTCGTCGCCCTCGCGGCCGAGTCGAGCATGACGCCGATCGCCCGCGAGTTCCTCGTGCCCATGGACGAGGGGATGATCATGGACATGCCGATCACCGTGCCGAGGGCCTCCGTCGCGCAGTCGGCCGACGACCTGAAGGCTCGCGACATGATCCTCTGCCGGTTCCCCGAGGTCGACATGGTCGTCGGCAAGGCCGGCCGGGCCGAGACGCCCACCGACCCCGCCCCCATGGACATGATCGAGACCATGGTCAACTTCCGCCCCCGCGACCTCTGGCCGCGGAGGTCGATCGACCTCGGCGACGCGACGCGGCAGGTGGCGCGAATCCTCGACGATCTCGTCGCCAGGAAGCTCATCACACAGTCGACGGGGAGCGAGTCGGCCATCGAGCCTTGCCTCGCCGCCGTGATGCCCCGTTTCGACGTGCAGATGCGTGAGTACGCCTACCTGCGGAACGCCGAGTTCCTGCGTGGGGAGGCCGCGGCGCTCGGTCCCCCTTCCCACGACGGCCTCACGGCGGGCCAGCTCGCTCTCTGGCGCGACCACGTGAAGGACCTCGACGCCGACCTCGTCGAGCGCGGTGCGGAAGTCTTCACCAGGCTGGCCATCGAGGACCTGCTGGAGCGCACGGGTTCCACGGACCCCGAGATCGACGCGGGCCTCGCCCAGCTTCGCTCTCATCGCGAGAAGCCGGCCGTCGTCCCGCCGCATCACGGTCCAAGCAACGATCGTCACTCCATGAGCCGCACGCCCCAGGCCCCCGCGCTGCCGGGACTTCCCCAATTGGAGGCGATCCAGGAGACGCTGAGTTCCGAGTTCCGCCGTCGCCTGATCCTCTGGCGGAAGGAGCGGGCCGACCTGGTCGGCTTCGGCTCCGAGCTGGACCGTGCGGTGCAGGTGCCCGGCTGGTCGAACATCTGGACGATGCCGATCCAGAACCGGGTGGACATGCTGGCGACAGGCGTAAACACCACCGTCGGCGTCCGGGTGCTGGGCCGCAGCGTCGAGGACGTCGTCGCCGTCTCCGAGGCGATCGCGAGGGAGTTGAAGACGCTGCCGGGGGCCGCGGACGTGGTCGCCGACCCGATCCGCGGCAAGGGCTATTTGGCAATCCGGCCCGATCGCCCCAAGGCGGCCCGACTGGGTGTGAGCGTCGGCGACCTGAACGACGCGGTCGAGATCGCGCTGGGCGGTCGGATCGCAACCTCGACGGTCGAGGGTCGCGAGCGACGACCGGTCCGCATCCGCTACGCCCGAGACTTCCGCGCGGACGAGGATTCCGCCGCCAAGATCCTCGTGCCGACGGCCGCCCGCGGCCCCGACGGTCGGCCCCGGTTCGTCGCGTTGGAGCAGGTGGCGGACGTCCGAATCGGCGAAGGGCCGGCCACCATCAAGGGCGAGGACGGACTCCTGCGCAATTACGTCCGACTCAACGTGAAGGGCCGCGGGGTCGTCGACTTCGTCGAGGAGGCCCGCCGCGTCGTGTCGACCAAGGTGGCCCTGCCCATCGGGGTCGCCGTGGACTGGACGGGTCAGTTCGAGCACGAGGTCCGCGCCCGCAGGACCCTCCTCATCGTGCTGCCCGTGATCTTGCTGCTCATCCTGGGGATCCTGTACTGGACGTACCACGACCTGGTCGACGCCGCGCTCATGCTCCTGGCGGTGCCGGGCGCGATCGCGGGCGGCGTGTTCTTCCAGTGGCTGATGGGCTTCCCGTTCTCGGTGACCGTCTGGATCGGCTATCTCGCCTGCTTCGGGATGGCGACCTCGACGGGGATCATCATGCTCGTCTACCTCCGAGACGCCGTCGCGCGGCACGGCGGATTGGAGGGGATGACCCCGGGAAGCCTGCGGCTCGCGACGCTGGAAGGGGCCGTCCACCGGTTGCGGCCCAAGCTCCTGACCGAGGGCACGACCATCCTCGGCCTGGCGCCCGTCCTCTGGGCCGACGGTCCCGGCGCCGACGTGATCCGCCCCATGGCGGCGCCGGTCCTCGGCGGCCTCCTCATCGCCGACGAGGTCATCGACCTGCTCCTCCCGGTGCTGTTCTACCACGTCCGGAAACGGCGATTGGGCCGTTTGGACGCTCGTCCCGAACCACCGGCCGACGCGGGGGTGGTCGCCGTCGCTCGCGCCGAGGGGCGGCTCGCCGACGGCCGCGTTTCAGAATCGGCTTTCCAAGCCCGGGAAAAGGGTTAG
- a CDS encoding mandelate racemase/muconate lactonizing enzyme family protein, translating into MDLLRNRREFLVRVRSSDGAEGIAIPNSMHMIHTYPIFLNRVAPFFVGKDARDLEGLLWELYRHDDNYKYQGLALWVCVAAAEFAVLDLIGKVAGKSLGDLLGGTLRRDIAVYRASGNRGNSPEEEVAYLQEIVAESGAKALKFRLGGRMNKNVDSRPGRTEALIPLVRKTFGAGMTLYADSNSSYDATEAIRIGRLMEEHEYAFYEEPCQFDHLEETKAVADALRIPVAAGEQEFSEDRFLWTIANRGVDVVQPDLHYYGGFIRSMRVARMAHEAGMLCTPHMSGSGLGYLDAAHFASCIPNPVPFTEYKGSADVPISSETSSLKVEAGMIRVPSGPGFGIFVDPSFVRESRKVTTN; encoded by the coding sequence GTGGATTTGCTCCGCAACCGCCGCGAATTCCTGGTCCGCGTCAGGTCGAGCGACGGGGCCGAAGGGATCGCGATCCCCAATTCCATGCACATGATTCACACGTACCCGATCTTCCTGAACCGGGTCGCCCCGTTCTTCGTGGGCAAGGACGCCCGCGACCTGGAAGGCCTGCTCTGGGAACTCTACCGCCACGACGACAACTACAAGTACCAGGGCCTCGCCCTCTGGGTCTGCGTCGCGGCGGCCGAATTCGCCGTCCTGGACCTGATCGGGAAGGTTGCGGGCAAGTCGCTCGGCGACCTGCTGGGCGGGACGCTCCGACGCGACATCGCGGTCTACCGAGCGAGCGGCAATCGGGGCAACTCGCCGGAAGAGGAAGTCGCCTATCTCCAGGAGATCGTCGCCGAGAGCGGCGCGAAGGCGCTGAAGTTCCGCCTCGGCGGTCGGATGAATAAGAACGTCGACTCCCGACCTGGCCGGACCGAGGCCCTGATCCCGCTCGTCCGCAAGACCTTCGGCGCGGGCATGACTCTTTACGCCGATTCGAACAGCTCGTACGACGCGACCGAGGCCATCCGGATCGGCCGGCTGATGGAGGAGCACGAATACGCCTTCTACGAGGAGCCCTGCCAGTTCGACCACCTGGAAGAGACCAAGGCCGTCGCCGACGCGCTCCGGATCCCGGTCGCCGCGGGCGAACAGGAGTTCAGCGAGGACCGCTTCCTATGGACGATCGCCAATCGCGGAGTCGACGTCGTCCAGCCCGACCTGCACTACTACGGCGGCTTCATCCGATCGATGCGCGTCGCCCGCATGGCCCATGAGGCGGGGATGCTCTGCACCCCGCACATGTCGGGCTCGGGCCTGGGCTACCTCGACGCGGCCCATTTCGCCTCCTGCATCCCGAACCCCGTCCCCTTCACCGAATACAAAGGGAGCGCCGACGTCCCGATCAGCAGCGAGACGTCCTCGCTCAAGGTCGAGGCCGGCATGATCCGGGTGCCGTCGGGCCCCGGCTTCGGGATCTTCGTCGATCCGAGCTTCGTGCGCGAATCCCGAAAAGTCACGACGAATTGA
- a CDS encoding DUF1501 domain-containing protein: MNRRLFLRRSGLGLGSMALGSLLGPPAGAGDAARPEVASTGALPGLPHFPAKAKRVIYLFQSGAPSQLDLFDYKPAIREKRGVELPDSIRMGQRITTMTSGQKNLPVAPSIFKFAQHGQSGAWLSELLPHTAKVVDDLCIIRSMQTEAINHDPAVTFVQTGSQLAGRPSMGSWVAYGLGSMNVDLPSFVVLLSRGRTDQPLYDRLWGSGFLPSRYQGVKLRGGKDPVLYLANPSGCSPQLRRRQLDDLGELNTLRHQETGDPEILTRIAQYELAYRMQSSVPELTDLSGEPKSIIDLYGPDVQRPGSYAANCLLARRLAERGVRFIQLYHMGWDQHSDLPKQIRSQCGDTDQASAALIVDLKQRGLLDDTLVVWGGEFGRTIYSQGALTATDYGRDHHPRCFSMWMAGGGIKPGVVHGETDDFSYNIVKDPVEVYDVNATIMHLLGVDHTRLTYKFQGRDFRLTDVHGKVVQPILA; this comes from the coding sequence ATGAACCGCCGCCTGTTCCTCAGGCGGTCGGGCCTCGGTTTGGGATCGATGGCGCTGGGGTCGCTGCTGGGACCGCCCGCCGGCGCGGGCGACGCGGCCCGGCCCGAGGTCGCCTCGACCGGGGCCCTGCCCGGCCTCCCCCACTTCCCGGCGAAGGCCAAGCGGGTCATCTACCTGTTCCAGTCGGGCGCGCCGTCGCAACTGGACCTGTTCGACTACAAGCCGGCGATCCGCGAGAAGCGCGGCGTCGAGCTGCCCGACTCGATCCGGATGGGCCAGCGGATCACCACCATGACGTCGGGCCAGAAAAATCTGCCCGTCGCCCCCTCGATCTTCAAGTTCGCCCAGCACGGCCAGAGCGGCGCGTGGCTGAGCGAGCTGCTGCCGCACACCGCGAAGGTCGTCGACGACCTATGCATCATCCGGTCGATGCAGACCGAGGCGATCAACCACGACCCGGCCGTGACGTTCGTGCAGACGGGTTCTCAGCTCGCCGGCCGGCCCAGCATGGGCTCGTGGGTCGCCTACGGCCTCGGCAGCATGAACGTCGACCTCCCGTCGTTCGTGGTGCTCCTCTCCCGCGGCCGGACCGACCAGCCGCTCTACGACAGGCTCTGGGGCAGCGGATTCCTGCCCTCGCGGTATCAGGGGGTCAAGCTCCGTGGGGGGAAGGACCCGGTCCTCTACCTGGCGAATCCTTCCGGCTGCTCGCCCCAGCTCCGCCGCCGTCAGCTCGACGACCTCGGCGAGCTGAACACCCTGCGCCACCAGGAGACCGGCGACCCCGAAATCCTCACGCGGATCGCCCAGTACGAGCTGGCCTACCGGATGCAATCGTCCGTCCCCGAGCTGACCGACCTGAGCGGCGAGCCGAAGTCGATCATCGACCTCTACGGCCCCGACGTCCAGCGCCCCGGCAGCTACGCCGCCAACTGCCTCCTGGCCCGGCGGCTGGCCGAACGCGGGGTGCGGTTCATCCAGCTCTATCACATGGGCTGGGACCAGCACTCCGACCTCCCCAAGCAGATCCGATCGCAGTGCGGCGACACCGACCAGGCGTCGGCCGCCCTGATCGTCGACCTCAAGCAGCGCGGGTTGCTCGACGACACGCTGGTCGTCTGGGGCGGAGAATTCGGGCGGACCATCTACTCACAAGGCGCGTTGACGGCCACCGACTACGGCCGCGACCATCACCCCCGTTGTTTCAGCATGTGGATGGCCGGCGGCGGCATCAAGCCGGGTGTCGTCCACGGCGAGACCGACGATTTCTCGTACAACATCGTCAAGGACCCCGTCGAGGTCTACGACGTCAATGCGACCATCATGCACCTCCTGGGCGTCGACCACACCCGATTGACGTACAAATTCCAGGGCCGCGACTTCCGGCTCACCGACGTCCACGGCAAGGTCGTACAGCCGATCCTGGCCTGA
- a CDS encoding DUF1570 domain-containing protein has protein sequence MDNARPLRRRTLVGSSGLLELMILLMVAAPLAVWSTAAWTSAAAASPPIEWRLDSFRRASAAIERTSSTPPIPAMGLSAFLTHDFEADRPGLRLLKDVATSRLASPGGLAHACDAAARLASAASPIGRALRLIPLLQEATSTPAHGDSIPVPPPVAPVPPSLLTPPDFGVPSMETLAASFPAPEVSRFLIRNEAGKQVAARLHGCHEGKSVLMLPDGRLGIPSMMVPTDEPFRPLSADEVAKGLQSGPFEDFKLHRTEHYLILHQSPAEGPVDDAFVRANGVLLEGLYKRLMEAFRKHDVTVHEAEFPLVAVIFKTEEDFRAYSRQPADVQAYYEIYSNRIFLYEHPSRDRIEPEVQALLKPQIVAHEGTHQVLQNIGVQPRLSEWPLWLVEGLAEYCATPASSRKGGPAWDGLGQINNLHMATLREIEDPVSLSMPGQDVRTKSLFREPGQPLVEAMIRRRELTPTEYALAWAITHYLAMKRSDDFTRFLRVMAAAPPLEPRSADDHVRAFRQAFGDDLGKLDKTIYAYLNRLTKQKGYDPMPYYAVQFEQPLPNGQLRRAAMVSQSPQLIKQWIDEMSNPAAVLPSWQATPFPSRARATLAVQDWIRGN, from the coding sequence ATGGACAACGCCAGGCCGCTTCGACGACGAACGCTCGTCGGTTCCTCGGGCCTGCTGGAGTTGATGATCCTCTTGATGGTCGCCGCCCCGCTGGCCGTCTGGTCGACCGCGGCCTGGACGTCGGCCGCGGCGGCCTCGCCTCCGATCGAGTGGCGGCTGGATAGCTTCAGGCGTGCTTCCGCGGCGATTGAGCGGACTTCAAGCACGCCTCCCATCCCGGCGATGGGCCTATCGGCGTTCCTGACGCATGATTTCGAGGCGGATCGACCCGGATTGAGGCTGCTGAAGGACGTCGCGACGAGTCGATTGGCGTCACCCGGCGGTCTCGCCCACGCCTGCGACGCGGCGGCTCGGCTGGCCTCGGCGGCATCGCCGATCGGGCGCGCACTTCGATTAATCCCGCTGCTCCAAGAAGCGACCTCCACCCCCGCCCATGGCGACTCGATCCCGGTCCCACCGCCGGTGGCACCCGTTCCGCCCTCGCTCCTGACCCCGCCGGATTTCGGCGTGCCCTCGATGGAGACGCTCGCGGCGTCCTTCCCCGCGCCCGAGGTGAGCCGATTCCTCATCCGCAACGAGGCAGGGAAGCAGGTCGCGGCTCGCCTGCACGGCTGTCACGAGGGCAAGTCGGTGCTCATGCTCCCCGACGGCCGACTGGGGATCCCCTCCATGATGGTCCCCACGGACGAACCGTTCCGGCCGCTCTCGGCCGATGAGGTCGCCAAGGGACTGCAAAGCGGCCCCTTCGAGGATTTCAAGCTCCATCGCACCGAGCATTACCTGATCCTGCATCAGAGCCCCGCCGAAGGCCCCGTGGACGACGCGTTCGTGAGGGCCAACGGCGTGCTCCTGGAAGGCCTGTACAAGCGCCTGATGGAAGCCTTCCGCAAGCACGACGTGACGGTTCATGAGGCCGAGTTTCCGCTGGTGGCGGTGATCTTCAAAACAGAGGAGGACTTCCGCGCCTACAGCCGCCAGCCGGCGGACGTGCAGGCGTATTACGAGATCTACTCGAATCGCATCTTCCTCTACGAGCATCCCTCCCGCGACCGGATCGAGCCCGAGGTCCAGGCCCTGCTCAAGCCCCAGATCGTGGCTCACGAGGGGACGCATCAGGTGCTCCAGAACATCGGCGTCCAGCCCCGGCTGAGCGAGTGGCCGCTTTGGCTGGTCGAGGGCCTGGCCGAGTATTGCGCGACGCCGGCCTCCTCGCGCAAGGGGGGGCCCGCCTGGGACGGGCTGGGCCAGATCAACAACCTCCACATGGCGACGCTCCGCGAGATCGAGGACCCGGTCTCGCTCTCGATGCCGGGCCAGGACGTGCGAACGAAGTCGCTCTTCCGGGAGCCCGGGCAGCCGCTCGTCGAGGCGATGATCCGCCGCCGCGAGCTGACGCCCACCGAGTACGCGCTCGCCTGGGCGATCACCCATTACCTCGCGATGAAACGGAGCGACGATTTCACCCGCTTCCTCCGGGTCATGGCCGCCGCCCCGCCGCTTGAGCCTCGTTCGGCCGACGACCACGTTCGCGCCTTCCGCCAGGCGTTCGGCGACGACCTGGGAAAGCTCGACAAGACGATCTACGCCTACCTGAACCGGCTGACCAAGCAGAAGGGCTACGACCCCATGCCCTACTACGCGGTCCAGTTCGAGCAGCCGCTGCCGAACGGCCAACTCCGTCGCGCGGCGATGGTGAGCCAGTCGCCCCAGCTCATCAAGCAGTGGATCGACGAGATGTCCAACCCGGCCGCCGTCCTGCCCTCGTGGCAGGCCACGCCCTTCCCGAGCCGCGCCCGCGCCACCCTCGCCGTGCAGGACTGGATTCGCGGGAATTGA
- a CDS encoding serine hydrolase domain-containing protein, with protein MNSTTAAILLSLGIILGGSAVQAQQTPRPAETASQAAGVVDLAGVDAYVHELMAKRHVPGVSIAVVREGRVVLSKGYGLANVELSAPATERTVYQLASVTKMFTATAILMLVKDGKLALDDKLPERLGDLPAAWDKVTIRNLLNHTSGIKSYTAVADFAKTMRKDYTRREILDLVAKDPLQFPSGEKFEYSNTGYFLLGMIIEKVAGKPYGEFMSERIFRPLGMTETRVNDLREIVPNRAQGYEWDGKTLKNGEYVSPTQPFAAGMLVSTVRDLVKWDAALASHALLDEASLQQMWTPATLGKGGEAGYGFGWEVSKEDGHRVVLHGGGIPGFSTQLSRYLDDKLTVIVLTNSESGLASVLAKGIAGRFVPALAEKPAVTIADPDETTTKRLRGVIEAAVKGEVDPERFTDQAREKLVPRIKEDKERLAGFGALKSFVLRERKETPEGLRLSYRADFENESLKIGFSLDKAGKIQGIGLQPAD; from the coding sequence ATGAATTCGACCACGGCCGCGATCCTCCTCAGCCTCGGCATCATCCTCGGCGGCTCGGCCGTGCAAGCTCAGCAGACGCCCCGCCCAGCGGAGACTGCAAGCCAAGCGGCCGGGGTCGTGGATCTGGCGGGAGTCGACGCCTACGTTCACGAACTGATGGCGAAGCGGCACGTCCCGGGCGTCTCGATCGCCGTGGTGCGAGAAGGCCGGGTGGTCCTGTCGAAAGGATACGGCCTGGCGAACGTCGAGCTGTCTGCGCCGGCCACGGAGCGGACCGTCTACCAGCTCGCTTCGGTGACCAAGATGTTCACGGCGACGGCGATCCTGATGCTGGTCAAGGACGGCAAACTCGCCCTCGACGACAAGCTCCCGGAACGCCTGGGCGACCTTCCCGCCGCCTGGGATAAGGTGACGATCCGCAACCTGCTGAACCATACTTCGGGCATCAAGAGTTATACGGCGGTCGCGGATTTTGCGAAGACGATGCGTAAGGATTACACCCGTCGCGAGATCCTCGACCTCGTCGCCAAGGATCCGTTGCAGTTCCCTTCCGGCGAAAAGTTCGAGTACAGCAACACCGGGTATTTCCTGCTCGGGATGATCATTGAGAAGGTGGCCGGCAAGCCCTATGGCGAGTTCATGTCGGAACGCATCTTCCGGCCCTTGGGCATGACGGAGACCCGCGTGAACGACCTGCGGGAGATCGTCCCGAATCGCGCGCAGGGCTACGAGTGGGACGGCAAGACGCTCAAAAACGGGGAGTACGTCAGCCCGACCCAGCCCTTCGCGGCGGGGATGCTCGTCTCGACGGTGCGCGACCTGGTGAAGTGGGACGCCGCCCTCGCGTCGCACGCCTTGCTGGACGAGGCGAGCCTGCAGCAGATGTGGACGCCCGCGACGCTCGGCAAGGGGGGCGAGGCGGGCTACGGCTTCGGCTGGGAGGTCTCGAAGGAAGACGGCCACCGCGTCGTGTTGCACGGAGGCGGCATTCCGGGCTTCTCCACCCAGCTCTCCCGTTATCTCGACGACAAGTTGACGGTGATCGTGCTGACGAACTCGGAATCCGGCCTGGCGTCCGTTCTGGCGAAGGGGATCGCGGGCCGCTTCGTGCCGGCGCTCGCGGAGAAGCCTGCGGTGACGATCGCCGATCCGGACGAGACGACGACGAAACGGCTGCGCGGCGTCATCGAGGCCGCGGTCAAGGGCGAGGTCGACCCGGAACGGTTCACGGACCAGGCCCGTGAGAAGCTCGTCCCACGCATCAAGGAAGATAAGGAGCGGCTGGCCGGCTTCGGCGCCCTGAAGTCGTTCGTGCTCCGGGAGCGGAAAGAGACTCCCGAAGGTTTGAGGCTGAGCTATCGGGCGGACTTCGAAAACGAGTCGCTCAAGATCGGCTTCTCGCTCGACAAGGCCGGCAAAATCCAGGGCATCGGGCTTCAGCCGGCGGACTGA